One Mycolicibacterium parafortuitum DNA segment encodes these proteins:
- a CDS encoding ABC transporter ATP-binding protein yields MATVSMVDVHKSFKKGGSTIAAVDGVSVDIADGEFFVILGPSGAGKTTTLKALAGLVDIDSGSIHIGGTDVTLVEPYHRNVAMAFESYALYPQKTVAENLASPLKSGRTGRYTEAERAERIDQVTSTLGINHLQKRFPRELSNGQRQRVALGRVLVRPADVYLLDEPLSHLDAKLRASMRAELKQLGAMSSTTTIYVTHDYQEALALGDRIAVMRDGRLVQIGRPEEIWRRPVDTFVAKAVGQPEINLLDGVVDTGRIRLGDGTFDVPVPPETTCQRGDRVRVGLRPSDIQVGASDEAPRGRVVLAERLGRNIELTVDIGGTQLVVLAEGRGGVGEGAEVTLTVADADVHLFAIGEGSTPSLRTSGQEPVLEAAQ; encoded by the coding sequence ATGGCAACGGTGTCGATGGTCGACGTGCACAAGTCGTTCAAGAAGGGCGGCAGCACGATCGCCGCGGTGGACGGCGTCTCGGTGGACATCGCCGACGGGGAGTTCTTCGTGATCCTGGGCCCCAGTGGCGCGGGCAAGACCACCACCCTGAAAGCACTGGCCGGCCTGGTCGACATCGACTCGGGGTCGATCCACATCGGCGGCACCGACGTCACCCTGGTGGAGCCGTACCACCGCAACGTCGCCATGGCGTTCGAAAGCTATGCGCTGTACCCGCAGAAGACCGTCGCCGAGAACCTCGCCTCGCCGCTGAAGTCCGGCCGGACGGGCCGCTACACCGAGGCCGAGCGGGCCGAGCGCATCGACCAGGTCACCTCAACTCTCGGAATCAACCACCTGCAGAAGCGATTTCCGCGGGAGCTGTCCAACGGGCAGCGTCAACGTGTGGCGCTGGGGCGGGTACTGGTCCGCCCGGCTGATGTCTACCTGCTCGACGAGCCGTTGAGTCACCTCGACGCCAAGTTGCGGGCGTCGATGCGCGCCGAACTCAAGCAGCTCGGTGCGATGAGCAGCACCACCACGATCTACGTCACGCACGACTATCAGGAGGCGCTGGCGCTGGGGGACCGCATCGCGGTCATGCGTGACGGCCGGCTGGTGCAGATCGGGCGTCCGGAGGAGATCTGGCGCCGACCGGTGGACACCTTCGTGGCCAAGGCGGTCGGTCAGCCCGAGATCAACCTGCTCGACGGTGTGGTGGACACCGGCCGGATTCGGCTCGGTGACGGCACGTTCGACGTTCCCGTCCCACCTGAGACGACGTGTCAGCGCGGCGACCGGGTCCGGGTGGGATTGCGCCCCTCCGACATTCAGGTCGGTGCGTCCGACGAAGCACCCCGCGGGCGCGTCGTTCTCGCCGAGCGGCTGGGCCGCAACATCGAGCTCACCGTCGACATCGGCGGCACCCAGCTGGTCGTACTGGCCGAGGGCCGCGGTGGCGTGGGCGAAGGCGCCGAGGTCACGCTGACCGTCGCCGACGCCGACGTCCATCTGTTTGCGATCGGCGAGGGCTCCACGCCGTCGCTGCGAACTTCCGGCCAAGAGCCGGTGTTGGAGGCGGCACAGTGA
- a CDS encoding ABC transporter ATP-binding protein: MTDLVKVYRGREDVPAVKGINLAIEAGELVALLGPSGCGKTTTLRMIAGLETVTSGSIRIGDREVSQLPAAKRGVGVGFESYALYPPMSVRENLLYGLKARKVKGAEQTVAAISRRLELDDMLELRPAGLSSGQKQRVALARALVRNPPVLLLDEPLSHLDASARQRVRRELKVLQREFGYTTIVVTHDQVEALSLADRLAVMDAGVVQQFGTPDEVFDDPANLFVAQFVGEPQINVLRGVARVHEGRVRVEIGSGAGGLDTSVDASASGLQDGATVDVGIRPQDCVIGGATGDGITATVAYFEHLLEFGLLTGTVAGLEDGLVVQTPAADSYEPEQRVAVTAPPERVYLFDAESGDRLR; this comes from the coding sequence CTGACCGATCTGGTCAAGGTCTACCGCGGCCGGGAGGACGTGCCCGCGGTCAAGGGCATCAACCTCGCGATCGAAGCGGGGGAACTGGTCGCGCTGCTCGGCCCCTCGGGCTGCGGGAAGACCACCACGCTGCGCATGATCGCCGGACTGGAGACGGTCACCAGCGGATCCATCCGGATCGGGGACCGGGAGGTCTCCCAGCTGCCTGCCGCCAAGCGTGGTGTCGGAGTCGGCTTCGAGAGCTACGCGCTCTACCCGCCGATGTCGGTGCGGGAGAACCTGCTCTACGGCCTGAAGGCCCGGAAGGTCAAGGGCGCCGAGCAGACGGTGGCCGCGATCAGCCGCCGACTCGAGCTCGACGACATGCTCGAGCTGCGGCCCGCGGGCCTGTCCAGCGGGCAGAAGCAACGGGTCGCGCTGGCCCGGGCACTCGTGCGGAATCCACCGGTGCTGTTGCTCGACGAACCGCTGAGTCACCTCGACGCGTCGGCGCGGCAACGGGTGCGCCGCGAACTCAAGGTGCTGCAACGTGAATTCGGATACACGACGATCGTGGTCACCCACGACCAGGTGGAGGCGTTGTCGCTGGCGGACCGGCTGGCGGTGATGGACGCCGGCGTGGTCCAGCAGTTCGGCACACCCGACGAGGTGTTCGACGATCCGGCCAACCTGTTCGTGGCCCAGTTCGTCGGCGAACCGCAGATCAACGTGCTGCGCGGTGTCGCCCGGGTCCACGAGGGCCGCGTCCGCGTCGAGATCGGCTCCGGTGCAGGCGGTCTGGACACCAGCGTGGATGCGTCGGCTTCGGGTCTGCAGGACGGCGCGACGGTCGACGTCGGAATCCGGCCGCAAGACTGTGTGATCGGTGGCGCCACCGGTGACGGGATCACCGCGACGGTCGCGTATTTCGAGCACCTGCTGGAGTTCGGGCTGTTGACCGGCACCGTGGCCGGGCTGGAGGACGGTCTCGTGGTGCAGACGCCCGCGGCCGACTCGTATGAGCCGGAGCAGCGAGTGGCCGTGACCGCGCCCCCCGAGCGCGTGTATCTGTTCGACGCCGAATCCGGAGACAGGTTGCGATGA
- a CDS encoding ribose-5-phosphate isomerase produces the protein MDKLRIVVGADDAGYEYKEALKRDLDSDPRVEVVTDVGVGADEDTAYPHVAVEAARMVADGKADRALLVCGTGLGVAISANKVPGIRAVTAHDGFSVERSVLSNNAQVLCFGQRVIGLELARRLAREWLGYQFDPQSASAAKVEAIENYEHPVAN, from the coding sequence ATGGACAAACTGCGGATCGTCGTCGGCGCTGACGACGCCGGTTACGAGTACAAGGAAGCGCTCAAGCGCGACCTGGATTCCGACCCGAGGGTGGAGGTGGTCACCGACGTCGGGGTGGGGGCCGACGAGGACACCGCCTACCCGCACGTCGCGGTCGAGGCGGCGCGGATGGTCGCCGACGGCAAGGCCGACCGGGCTCTGCTGGTCTGTGGAACCGGACTCGGCGTGGCGATCAGCGCCAACAAGGTGCCCGGCATCCGCGCGGTCACCGCGCACGACGGCTTCTCGGTGGAACGCTCGGTGTTGTCCAACAACGCGCAGGTGCTGTGCTTCGGTCAGCGCGTGATCGGGTTGGAGCTGGCCCGCCGGCTCGCTCGCGAATGGTTGGGCTACCAGTTCGACCCGCAGAGTGCGTCCGCTGCCAAGGTTGAGGCGATCGAGAACTACGAACATCCGGTCGCGAACTAG
- a CDS encoding carbohydrate ABC transporter permease, producing the protein MATLKERFSRAELQPGQRRWSIGAVAADVGLVFWFVFSLFPIFWMLLLALKNAEEQTTTYFAFSPTLENFVTVLSNKGTEMTSVDFKASLLTSLLNCGGAVIVSLVIGIPAAYAAGRWQYKGSNDLMFTMLSFRFAPELMVIVPLFVIYNQIGLFDTKVGMIWVLQLVTMPLVVWILRSYFQDLPEDLEQAALLDGYTRRQAFVMVALPIVRPGIAAAALLAFIFAWNNYVFPLILADSNAGTVTLAITKFLGGGGQAYYNLTAAAAIIAALPPLILALTIQRYLVRGLSFGAVKA; encoded by the coding sequence ATGGCAACTCTGAAGGAGCGTTTCAGCCGCGCGGAACTGCAACCCGGTCAGCGGAGGTGGTCGATCGGCGCGGTCGCCGCCGACGTCGGGTTGGTGTTCTGGTTCGTGTTCTCGCTGTTCCCGATCTTCTGGATGTTGTTGCTGGCGTTGAAGAACGCCGAGGAGCAGACCACCACCTACTTCGCGTTCAGTCCGACGCTGGAGAACTTCGTCACGGTGCTGAGCAACAAGGGCACCGAGATGACCAGCGTCGACTTCAAGGCCTCGCTTCTGACCAGCCTGCTCAACTGCGGCGGCGCGGTGATCGTGTCGCTCGTCATCGGCATCCCGGCCGCCTACGCCGCGGGCCGTTGGCAGTACAAGGGCAGCAACGACCTGATGTTCACCATGCTGTCGTTCCGGTTCGCACCCGAACTGATGGTGATCGTGCCGCTGTTCGTGATCTACAACCAGATCGGGCTGTTCGACACCAAGGTCGGCATGATCTGGGTGCTGCAGTTGGTCACCATGCCACTGGTGGTGTGGATCCTGCGGTCCTACTTTCAGGACCTGCCCGAGGATCTCGAGCAGGCGGCGCTGCTGGACGGATACACCCGGCGGCAGGCGTTCGTGATGGTCGCGCTGCCGATCGTCCGGCCCGGTATCGCCGCAGCCGCGCTGCTGGCCTTCATCTTCGCGTGGAACAACTACGTGTTCCCGCTCATTCTCGCCGACAGCAATGCCGGCACGGTGACCCTTGCGATCACCAAGTTCCTCGGCGGCGGCGGGCAGGCGTACTACAACCTGACCGCGGCGGCCGCCATCATCGCCGCGCTACCCCCGCTGATCCTGGCTCTGACCATTCAGAGGTATCTGGTGCGCGGCCTTTCATTCGGGGCGGTGAAGGCCTGA
- the derK gene encoding D-erythrulose 4-kinase, with protein sequence MTKLCNDPARFTEDMLVGFLDANARHVVGVPGGVVRAHQTRPGKVAVVIGGGSGHYPAFCGTVGPGFADGAVVGNIFTSPSAEEAASVARAAHSDAGVLLTTGNYAGDVMNFGLAVTQLRSEGIDAHYFAVTDDVASAPRGDEPKRRGIAGDFTVFKCASAAAEDGLDLAGVLRVAAAANAATRTLGVAFDGCTLPGADAPLFTVPEGQMGVGLGIHGEPGIAEEPLPTAAGLAATLVDGVLGDRPDAEAGRIAVILNGLGRTKYEELFVVWGEVSRLLRERGYVVVEPEVGELVTSLDMAGCSLTVMWLDDELERYWTAPADTPAYRKGSAVPAAAGELRSPDDETITAATQPADIADDEGRAAGRLVARALAAVAAMLADAEAELGRIDAVAGDGDHGRGMVKGSSAARDAASEAADAGAGHGSVLSAAGKAWAAKAGGTSGVLWGALLTTAGTRLGDTGTPDSAAVAAAVRDGYQALVDLGGAAPGDKTMLDALLPLVDELDRRVSDGVPLGQAWRHAAEVATAAARATAELRPKVGRARPLAERSVGTPDAGATSLAMCAHAVAECLTSVAQGED encoded by the coding sequence ATGACGAAGCTGTGCAACGACCCCGCCCGGTTCACCGAGGACATGCTGGTGGGGTTCCTCGACGCGAACGCCCGCCACGTGGTCGGTGTGCCCGGCGGCGTGGTGCGCGCGCACCAGACCCGGCCGGGGAAGGTGGCCGTCGTGATCGGCGGCGGGTCCGGGCACTATCCGGCGTTCTGCGGCACCGTGGGGCCCGGGTTCGCCGACGGCGCGGTCGTCGGCAACATCTTCACGTCGCCGTCGGCCGAGGAAGCCGCGTCGGTGGCGCGCGCCGCCCACTCCGACGCGGGCGTGCTGCTGACCACCGGCAACTACGCCGGCGACGTGATGAACTTCGGTCTGGCCGTGACGCAGCTGCGCAGCGAGGGAATCGACGCGCACTACTTCGCCGTGACCGATGACGTCGCCAGCGCACCCCGCGGTGACGAGCCGAAACGACGCGGCATCGCCGGGGACTTCACGGTTTTCAAGTGCGCGAGCGCGGCAGCCGAGGACGGGCTCGACCTCGCCGGTGTGCTCCGGGTCGCGGCGGCGGCGAACGCGGCCACCCGCACGCTCGGGGTGGCGTTCGACGGATGCACGTTGCCGGGCGCTGACGCGCCGCTGTTCACGGTGCCGGAGGGGCAGATGGGCGTCGGCCTGGGCATCCACGGAGAGCCTGGGATCGCCGAGGAACCGCTGCCGACGGCAGCCGGGTTGGCCGCCACCCTGGTCGACGGTGTCCTGGGCGACCGCCCCGACGCTGAGGCCGGCCGCATCGCGGTGATCCTCAACGGACTCGGTCGCACCAAGTACGAGGAACTGTTCGTGGTGTGGGGCGAGGTCTCGCGACTGCTGCGCGAGCGTGGATACGTCGTCGTCGAACCGGAGGTCGGTGAACTCGTCACCAGCCTGGACATGGCGGGTTGTTCGCTCACCGTGATGTGGCTCGACGATGAACTGGAGCGGTACTGGACCGCACCCGCTGACACCCCGGCCTACCGCAAGGGCTCAGCCGTGCCGGCTGCGGCCGGTGAACTCCGCAGCCCGGATGACGAAACGATAACGGCGGCAACACAACCCGCTGACATCGCGGACGACGAGGGCCGCGCCGCCGGCCGGCTGGTCGCCCGCGCCCTGGCAGCCGTGGCCGCAATGCTCGCCGACGCCGAGGCCGAGCTGGGCCGGATCGACGCCGTCGCCGGCGACGGGGATCACGGCCGCGGCATGGTGAAGGGCTCCTCGGCAGCGCGGGACGCCGCAAGCGAGGCCGCCGACGCCGGTGCGGGACACGGGTCGGTGCTCAGCGCCGCGGGCAAGGCGTGGGCGGCCAAGGCCGGCGGCACGTCCGGTGTGCTGTGGGGCGCGCTGCTCACGACGGCGGGGACCCGTCTCGGCGACACCGGCACCCCTGACTCCGCGGCTGTTGCGGCCGCCGTGCGGGACGGCTACCAGGCACTCGTCGACCTCGGCGGGGCGGCGCCGGGCGACAAGACGATGCTCGACGCGCTGCTGCCGCTGGTCGACGAGCTGGACCGGCGAGTGTCTGACGGCGTCCCGCTCGGTCAGGCCTGGCGGCACGCCGCCGAGGTGGCCACCGCCGCGGCCCGGGCGACGGCGGAACTGCGCCCGAAGGTCGGGCGGGCCCGTCCGCTGGCCGAACGCAGCGTCGGCACGCCCGATGCCGGCGCCACCTCACTGGCGATGTGTGCGCACGCGGTCGCCGAGTGCCTCACATCTGTTGCGCAAGGAGAAGACTGA
- a CDS encoding carbohydrate ABC transporter permease translates to MTLQTSKQPAAPADQADAGSARTAPEVPTWRRRLRPYLLSVPAVVIVIGILYPFAVGAYYAFLNYAAVNPDPRFVWFDNFRSVLGDQIFWESVKVTAIFAVVATVIETVIGVALALLLNRSSLIGKVFEKVLILPLMIAPVIAGVIWKLMFNPQFGILNHVLALGNTFDWLSATNALWSVILVDLWIFTPFVAILVLAGIRSLPKEPFEASDVDGASWFYMFRKLMLPMLWPYILVAVIFRFMDNLKVFDHIYVLTAGGPGVATRTLQIGAFEDSIINLDYSRGSTYMLLLWVIVFITARYLVSVLGKAQRRAAGAES, encoded by the coding sequence ATGACTTTGCAGACCTCCAAGCAGCCCGCCGCACCGGCAGATCAGGCCGACGCGGGATCGGCGCGCACCGCACCCGAGGTGCCGACCTGGCGGCGCCGGTTGCGCCCGTACCTGCTGTCGGTCCCGGCCGTGGTGATCGTCATCGGCATCCTGTATCCGTTCGCGGTGGGTGCCTACTACGCATTCCTGAACTATGCGGCGGTCAACCCCGATCCGCGTTTCGTCTGGTTCGACAACTTCCGATCCGTGCTCGGGGACCAGATCTTCTGGGAGAGCGTCAAGGTCACCGCGATCTTCGCGGTGGTCGCCACCGTCATCGAGACGGTCATCGGGGTGGCGCTGGCGCTGCTGCTGAACCGCTCGTCGCTGATCGGCAAGGTGTTCGAGAAGGTGCTGATCCTGCCGCTGATGATCGCACCGGTGATCGCGGGCGTGATCTGGAAACTGATGTTCAACCCGCAGTTCGGGATTCTGAATCATGTGCTGGCGCTGGGTAACACCTTCGACTGGCTGTCGGCGACCAATGCGCTGTGGTCGGTGATCCTGGTCGATCTGTGGATCTTCACCCCGTTCGTCGCGATCCTGGTGCTGGCCGGGATCCGGTCACTGCCCAAGGAGCCGTTCGAGGCGTCCGACGTCGACGGCGCGAGCTGGTTCTACATGTTCCGCAAGCTGATGCTGCCGATGCTGTGGCCCTACATCCTGGTCGCGGTGATCTTCCGGTTCATGGACAACCTCAAGGTGTTCGATCACATCTACGTGTTGACCGCGGGCGGTCCCGGTGTGGCCACCAGGACCCTGCAGATCGGTGCGTTCGAGGATTCGATCATCAACCTGGACTACTCCCGCGGCAGCACCTACATGCTGCTGCTCTGGGTCATCGTGTTCATCACGGCGCGCTACCTGGTCAGCGTGCTGGGCAAGGCGCAGCGCCGCGCTGCCGGGGCGGAGTCGTAG